From a region of the Heliangelus exortis chromosome 19, bHelExo1.hap1, whole genome shotgun sequence genome:
- the ASPHD2 gene encoding aspartate beta-hydroxylase domain-containing protein 2 encodes MVWVPLRSTRTDPPRTPAARTAATAMSVEWLPGWSCSLDGLRDFIATGIQSFRDCDAGALAAVACLLLLFVWYCYHVGREQPRAYAGVNALMQGAEANGVQNGYVYCHSPDCLRCAHHDGLNQKLYHNLQEYAKRYSWSGMGRIHKGIREQGRYLNSRPSIQKPEVFFLPDLPTTPYFSRDAQKHDVELLERNFQTILCEFETLYKAFSNCSLPQGWKMNSTPSGEWFTFYLVNQGMCVPRNCRRCPRTYRLLGSLRTCIGNNVFGNACISVLSPGTVIAEHYGPTNIRIRCHLGLKTPSNCELVVGGEPQCWAEGRCLLFDDSFLHTAFHEGPPEEGPRVVFMVDLWHPNVAAAERQALDFIFAPGR; translated from the exons ATGGTGTGGGTGCCCCTGAGGAGCACCAGGACTGACCCCCCGCGCACGCCCGCCGCCCGCACCGCCGCCACCGCCATGTCCGTGGAGTGGCTGCcgggctggagctgctccctggaCGGGCTCCGGGATTTCATCGCCACCGGCATCCAATCTTTCCGGGACTGCGATGCCGGCGCCCTGGCTGCCGTCgcctgcctcctgctcctctttgtCTGGTACTGCTACCACGTGGGCCGGGAGCAGCCCCGCGCCTACGCCGGCGTCAACGCCCTGATGCAGGGCGCCGAGGCCAACGGGGTGCAGAACGGGTACGTCTACTGCCACTCCCCTGACTGCCTGCGCTGCGCCCACCACGACGGGCTCAACCAGAAACTCTACCACAACCTGCAGGAGTACGCCAAGCGCTACTCCTGGTCGGGGATGGGCAGGATCCACAAGGGCATCCGGGAGCAGGGCCGGTACCTCAACAGCCGCCCGTCCATCCAGAAGCCAGAAGTCTTCTTCTTGCCCGACTTGCCCACCACTCCCTATTTCTCCCGGGACGCTCAAAAGCACGACGTGGAGTTGCTGGAGCGCAACTTCCAGACCATCCTCTGCGAGTTTGAGACCCTCTACAAAGCTTTCTCAAACTGCAGCCTCCCGCAAGGATGGAAAATGAACAGCACGCCCAGCGGGGAGTGGTTCACCTTCTACCTGGTGAACCAGGGCATGTGCGTGCCCAGGAACTGCAGGAGATGCCCACGGACGTACCGCTTGCTCGGCAGCCTCCGCACCTGCATCGGCAACAACGTCTTTGGCAACGCCTGCATCTCGGTGCTCAGCCCCGGCACCGTCATCGCCGAGCACTACGGCCCCACCAACATCCGCATCCGCTGCCACCTCG GTCTGAAGACCCCCAGCAACTGTGAGCTGGTGGTGGGGGGTGAGCCCCAGTGCTGGGCTGAGGGTCGCTGCCTGCTCTTTGATGACTCCTTCCTGCACACAGCGTTTCACGAAG GTCCTCCAGAGGAGGGTCCCCGCGTGGTCTTCATGGTGGACCTGTGGCACCCCAACGTGGCCGCTGCCGAGCGCCAGGCCCTCGACTTCATCTTTGCCCCAGGACGATGA
- the SRRD gene encoding SRR1-like protein isoform X3 → MAEGEGWCPAGGRRRGRARRGMEEEEEGTKVLRRLREARDDLLSSGFWAASIGAVRAPLSASTEPPTHCVCYGLGRFSCCPSARYQLGFLLLLLEELGVPPGQCWVFDPAFSQQEVGVLGKLGLRMLQDNEEGKHSVEGSGTLFYMVHCGKALYNNLLWRNWALGTLSKMVIVGNSFKGIEERLLSRILERDYSYIAKILKGTEEVALPAHPRYLDTFSDTSIHWFPLQKLKELSPEVWDFVEEPMYPECEDLEIIRKQDGHSPAALTTSHSSFSSAEMEPEGHCALPKTGST, encoded by the exons ATGGCGGAGGGGGAGGGATGGTGCCCGGCGGGAGGGAGGCGGCGGGGACGGGCGAGAcgggggatggaggaggaggaggaaggcaccAAGGTGCTGCGAAGGCTGCGGGAGGCCCG GGACGATTTGCTGAGCTCCGGTTTCTGGGCAGCGAGCATCG GAGCCGTGCGGGCCCCCCTGTCCGCCAGCACCGAGCCCCCCACCCACTGTGTCTGCTACGGGCTGGGCCGGTTCAGCTGCTGCCCCAGTGCCCGGTACCAACTgggcttcctgctgctgctgctggaggagctgggg gtGCCCCCCGGGCAGTGCTGGGTGTTCGACCCCGCGTTCTCCCAGCAGGAGGTGGGAGTGCTGGGAAAGCTGgggctgaggatgctgcaggaCAACGAG GAGGGAAAACACAGCGTGGAGGGATCAGGCACCCTGTTCTACATGGTGCACTGTGGCAAAGCCTTGTACAACAACCTGCTCTGGAGGAACTGGGCTCTGGGGACACTCTCCAAAATGGTCATCGTTGGGAACAGCTTTAAAGGGATCGAGGAAAG ATTGTTGTCAAGAATACTGGAGAGAGATTATTCTTACATTGCAAAG ATCTTGAAGGGGACAGAGGAAGTGGCCCTCCCTGCTCACCCACGGTACCTGGACACCTTCAGTGACACCTCCATCCACTGGTTCCCCTTGCAAAAACTGAAGGAACTCTCCCCTGAGGTCTGGGACTTTGTGGAGGAGCCGATGTACCCGGAGTGTGAGGACCTGGAGATCATCAGGAAGCAGGAtggacacagccctgcagccctgaCCACGTCCCACAGCAGCTTCTCATCAGCTGAGATGGAGCCTGAGGGTCACTGTGCTCTGCCAAAAACAGGCAGCACCTGA
- the HPS4 gene encoding BLOC-3 complex member HPS4 isoform X3 — translation MARPDPAPWWNYFFLYDASKVKGEGDPTSAGICYFYPSQTLPDQQELLCGQIAGVVRCLTEISGAPPSLIRLRKLKFAVVVDGDYLWVLGCAVELPDVSCRRFLEQLISLFTFYNGPVHRAYLAFSQEELSRQWDRYIEHVRKNTSELHKIFNSLWNLDKTKVDPLLLLKAALILQTCQRSPHVLAGCILYKGLIVSTQLPPPLTAKVLLQGDESAEQSEPGGEEQQEPGSLLPRGVRVLPVFLTEEEVSVLREFPVEWMTRSSVSPASPRGEKDALCSRAVSESTGSCENQDLNNLSVLECPEQALGTAAAEAAVQSVSLANTTPWKGFPVMEATPETSPTAKLSSPESKSSGLSRKASSPSERATKQLPSSTTLRPAEYAQITALCLQGFSFPNPYAQEQENQGTVKSLVGSDVEQCSSQNRAASVSLDVCSAAQELSRREPSEAAEQGTLSQDGACGEGSAAAGGTVQGLDSPSQLHRRSTLPAGEGQESLLGDPAEEMPCPRSGEDSLGARAAVEPGRQVQMSLYVHCIKGLVLSLLAEEHLQEDLSSVEDVYHSSLASLNGLEVHLRETLPKDSTSSARTTYSFTHYDRVQNVLTANLPHAPGPQDRHFLRAAALIHADFSQLPTASQVILRNASTAVYACRNPVQETYFQQLGAPLRNSGVPNPQDSAFSLPSKAKQKLLKHGVNLL, via the exons ATGGCTCGACCCGACCCGGCACCGTG gtGGAATTACTTCTTCCTCTACGATGCTTCAAAGGTTAAGGGGGAGGGGGACCCCACAAGTGCTGGGATCTGTTATTTTTATCCTTCTCAG ACTCTCCCTgaccagcaggagctgctgtgtggACAGATTGCTGGGGTCGTGCGGTGCCTGACAGAGATCTCAGGAGCCCCTCCAAGCCTCATTCGCCTGAGGAAGCTCAAGTTTGCAGTCGTGGTGGATGGAGATTACCTCTGG GtcctgggctgtgctgtggAGCTCCCTGATGTCAGCTGTAGGAGGTTTCTGGAGCAGCTCATCAGCCTCTTCACCTTCTACAATGGACCTGTGCACAGAGCCTACCTG GCATTttcccaggaggagctgagcaggcagTGGGACAGGTACATTGAGCACGTCCGGAAAAACACCAGTGAGCTCCACAAGATCTTCAATTCCCTCTGGAATCTGGACAAGACCAAG GTGgatcccctgctcctcctgaaaGCTGCTCTCATCTTGCAGACCTGCCAGCGTTCTCCCCATGTCTTGGCAGGCTGCATCCTCTACAAGGGCTT GATTGTGAGCACCCAGCTGCCACCCCCACTCACTGCCAAGGTTCTCCTGCAAGGTGATGAGTCTGCAGAGCAG AGTGAGCctggaggtgaggagcagcaggagcctg GTTCTCTGTTGCCTCGGGGTGTCCGGGTCCTCCCGGTATTCCTGACGGAAGAGGAGGTCTCAGTGCTCAGGGAGTTCCCTGTGGAGTGGATGACAAG GTCATCCGTGTCCCCAGCAAGCCCCAGAGGAGAGAAGGATGCTCTCTGCTCCCGGGCAGTTTCAGAGTCAACAGGATCTTGTGAAAACCAGGACCTGAACAATCTGTCTGTGCTGGAGTGCCCTGAGCAAGCTTTGGGCACggctgcagcagaagctgctgtgcagtCTGTCAGCCTTGCAAACACCACTCCCTGGAAGGGGTTCCCTGTAATGGAAGCCACTCCAGAGACTTCTCCAACTGCAAAACTGAGCAGCCCAGAGAGCAAAAGCTCAGGGCTCAGTAGAAAAGCCTCCTCCCCATCAGAGAGAGCCACAAAGCAGCTGCCAAGCTCTACCACACTCCGTCCTGCTGAGTATGCTCAGATTACAGCTCTGTGTCTGCAGGGGTTTTCCTTTCCAAACCCTTATGCCCAGGAGCAGGAGAATCAGGGCACGGTGAAATCCCTGGTGGGCTCGGATGTTGAGCAGTGCAGTTCCCAGAATCGTGCAGCCAGTGTCAGCCTGGATGtttgctctgctgcccaggagctgagcagaaggGAACCCAGTGAAGCAGCTGAGCAAGGGACCCTGAGCCAGGATGGTGCCTGTGGAgagggcagtgctgcagctggtggCACCGTGCAGGGCTTGGAttctccatcccagctccacagGAGGAGCACACTGCCAGCTGGAGAGGGCCAGGAGAGCCTGCTTGGTGACCCAGCAGAGGAGATGCCGTGTCCCAGGAGTGGGGAGGACAGCCTGGGGGCCAGGGCTGCTGTGGAGCCAGGCAGACAGGTTCAGATGAGCTTGTACGTTCACTGCATCAAGGGGCTGGTGCTGTCCCTGCTGGCTGAGGAGCATCTCCAGGAGGACCTCAGCTCTGTCGAGGATGTG TACCACAGCAGCCTGGCTTCTCTCAATGGCCTGGAGGTGCACCTGAGGGAGACTCTGCCCAAAGATTCCACGTCCTCAGCCAGGACAACCTACAGCTTCACCCACTATGACCGTGTCCAGAACGTGCTGACGG CCAACCTGCCCCATGCCCCTGGCCCTCAGGACCGGCACTTCCTGAGAGCGGCTGCTCTGATCCACGCAGActtctcccagctccccacGGCCTCACAAGTCATCCTCAG GAATGCCTCCACGGCCGTGTATGCCTGCAGGAACCCTGTCCAGGAAACTTACTTCCAGCAGCTGGGTGCCCCTCTCCGCAACTCGGGGGTCCCCAACCCCCAGGACAGTGCCTTCAGCCTGCCCAGCAAGGCcaagcagaagctgctgaagcACGGGGTGAACCTGCTCTGA
- the HPS4 gene encoding BLOC-3 complex member HPS4 isoform X1 gives MGQGEQCGTPRVSGLGVARWNYFFLYDASKVKGEGDPTSAGICYFYPSQTLPDQQELLCGQIAGVVRCLTEISGAPPSLIRLRKLKFAVVVDGDYLWVLGCAVELPDVSCRRFLEQLISLFTFYNGPVHRAYLAFSQEELSRQWDRYIEHVRKNTSELHKIFNSLWNLDKTKVDPLLLLKAALILQTCQRSPHVLAGCILYKGLIVSTQLPPPLTAKVLLQGDESAEQSEPGGEEQQEPGSLLPRGVRVLPVFLTEEEVSVLREFPVEWMTRSSVSPASPRGEKDALCSRAVSESTGSCENQDLNNLSVLECPEQALGTAAAEAAVQSVSLANTTPWKGFPVMEATPETSPTAKLSSPESKSSGLSRKASSPSERATKQLPSSTTLRPAEYAQITALCLQGFSFPNPYAQEQENQGTVKSLVGSDVEQCSSQNRAASVSLDVCSAAQELSRREPSEAAEQGTLSQDGACGEGSAAAGGTVQGLDSPSQLHRRSTLPAGEGQESLLGDPAEEMPCPRSGEDSLGARAAVEPGRQVQMSLYVHCIKGLVLSLLAEEHLQEDLSSVEDVYHSSLASLNGLEVHLRETLPKDSTSSARTTYSFTHYDRVQNVLTANLPHAPGPQDRHFLRAAALIHADFSQLPTASQVILRNASTAVYACRNPVQETYFQQLGAPLRNSGVPNPQDSAFSLPSKAKQKLLKHGVNLL, from the exons ATGGGTCAGGGGGAGCAGTGCGGGACCCCCCGGGTGTCCGGACTCGGTGTGGCGAG gtGGAATTACTTCTTCCTCTACGATGCTTCAAAGGTTAAGGGGGAGGGGGACCCCACAAGTGCTGGGATCTGTTATTTTTATCCTTCTCAG ACTCTCCCTgaccagcaggagctgctgtgtggACAGATTGCTGGGGTCGTGCGGTGCCTGACAGAGATCTCAGGAGCCCCTCCAAGCCTCATTCGCCTGAGGAAGCTCAAGTTTGCAGTCGTGGTGGATGGAGATTACCTCTGG GtcctgggctgtgctgtggAGCTCCCTGATGTCAGCTGTAGGAGGTTTCTGGAGCAGCTCATCAGCCTCTTCACCTTCTACAATGGACCTGTGCACAGAGCCTACCTG GCATTttcccaggaggagctgagcaggcagTGGGACAGGTACATTGAGCACGTCCGGAAAAACACCAGTGAGCTCCACAAGATCTTCAATTCCCTCTGGAATCTGGACAAGACCAAG GTGgatcccctgctcctcctgaaaGCTGCTCTCATCTTGCAGACCTGCCAGCGTTCTCCCCATGTCTTGGCAGGCTGCATCCTCTACAAGGGCTT GATTGTGAGCACCCAGCTGCCACCCCCACTCACTGCCAAGGTTCTCCTGCAAGGTGATGAGTCTGCAGAGCAG AGTGAGCctggaggtgaggagcagcaggagcctg GTTCTCTGTTGCCTCGGGGTGTCCGGGTCCTCCCGGTATTCCTGACGGAAGAGGAGGTCTCAGTGCTCAGGGAGTTCCCTGTGGAGTGGATGACAAG GTCATCCGTGTCCCCAGCAAGCCCCAGAGGAGAGAAGGATGCTCTCTGCTCCCGGGCAGTTTCAGAGTCAACAGGATCTTGTGAAAACCAGGACCTGAACAATCTGTCTGTGCTGGAGTGCCCTGAGCAAGCTTTGGGCACggctgcagcagaagctgctgtgcagtCTGTCAGCCTTGCAAACACCACTCCCTGGAAGGGGTTCCCTGTAATGGAAGCCACTCCAGAGACTTCTCCAACTGCAAAACTGAGCAGCCCAGAGAGCAAAAGCTCAGGGCTCAGTAGAAAAGCCTCCTCCCCATCAGAGAGAGCCACAAAGCAGCTGCCAAGCTCTACCACACTCCGTCCTGCTGAGTATGCTCAGATTACAGCTCTGTGTCTGCAGGGGTTTTCCTTTCCAAACCCTTATGCCCAGGAGCAGGAGAATCAGGGCACGGTGAAATCCCTGGTGGGCTCGGATGTTGAGCAGTGCAGTTCCCAGAATCGTGCAGCCAGTGTCAGCCTGGATGtttgctctgctgcccaggagctgagcagaaggGAACCCAGTGAAGCAGCTGAGCAAGGGACCCTGAGCCAGGATGGTGCCTGTGGAgagggcagtgctgcagctggtggCACCGTGCAGGGCTTGGAttctccatcccagctccacagGAGGAGCACACTGCCAGCTGGAGAGGGCCAGGAGAGCCTGCTTGGTGACCCAGCAGAGGAGATGCCGTGTCCCAGGAGTGGGGAGGACAGCCTGGGGGCCAGGGCTGCTGTGGAGCCAGGCAGACAGGTTCAGATGAGCTTGTACGTTCACTGCATCAAGGGGCTGGTGCTGTCCCTGCTGGCTGAGGAGCATCTCCAGGAGGACCTCAGCTCTGTCGAGGATGTG TACCACAGCAGCCTGGCTTCTCTCAATGGCCTGGAGGTGCACCTGAGGGAGACTCTGCCCAAAGATTCCACGTCCTCAGCCAGGACAACCTACAGCTTCACCCACTATGACCGTGTCCAGAACGTGCTGACGG CCAACCTGCCCCATGCCCCTGGCCCTCAGGACCGGCACTTCCTGAGAGCGGCTGCTCTGATCCACGCAGActtctcccagctccccacGGCCTCACAAGTCATCCTCAG GAATGCCTCCACGGCCGTGTATGCCTGCAGGAACCCTGTCCAGGAAACTTACTTCCAGCAGCTGGGTGCCCCTCTCCGCAACTCGGGGGTCCCCAACCCCCAGGACAGTGCCTTCAGCCTGCCCAGCAAGGCcaagcagaagctgctgaagcACGGGGTGAACCTGCTCTGA
- the HPS4 gene encoding BLOC-3 complex member HPS4 isoform X2: MGQGEQCGTPRVSGLGVARWNYFFLYDASKVKGEGDPTSAGICYFYPSQTLPDQQELLCGQIAGVVRCLTEISGAPPSLIRLRKLKFAVVVDGDYLWVLGCAVELPDVSCRRFLEQLISLFTFYNGPVHRAYLAFSQEELSRQWDRYIEHVRKNTSELHKIFNSLWNLDKTKVDPLLLLKAALILQTCQRSPHVLAGCILYKGLIVSTQLPPPLTAKVLLQGDESAEQSEPGGEEQQEPGSLLPRGVRVLPVFLTEEEVSVLREFPVEWMTRSSVSPASPRGEKDALCSRAVSESTGSCENQDLNNLSVLECPEQALGTAAAEAAVQSVSLANTTPWKGFPVMEATPETSPTAKLSSPESKSSGLSRKASSPSERATKQLPSSTTLRPAEYAQITALCLQGFSFPNPYAQEQENQGTVKSLVGSDVEQCSSQNRAASVSLDVCSAAQELSRREPSEAAEQGTLSQDGACGEGSAAAGGTVQGLDSPSQLHRRSTLPAGEGQESLLGDPAEEMPCPRSGEDSLGARAAVEPGRQVQMSLYVHCIKGLVLSLLAEEHLQEDLSSVEDVYHSSLASLNGLEVHLRETLPKDSTSSARTTYSFTHYDRVQNVLTANLPHAPGPQDRHFLRAAALIHADFSQLPTASQVILRCGLLNILPVVWSGCWEAGMTPRPVSEGRAELCHGLGLRPSADILPAPGTIRF; the protein is encoded by the exons ATGGGTCAGGGGGAGCAGTGCGGGACCCCCCGGGTGTCCGGACTCGGTGTGGCGAG gtGGAATTACTTCTTCCTCTACGATGCTTCAAAGGTTAAGGGGGAGGGGGACCCCACAAGTGCTGGGATCTGTTATTTTTATCCTTCTCAG ACTCTCCCTgaccagcaggagctgctgtgtggACAGATTGCTGGGGTCGTGCGGTGCCTGACAGAGATCTCAGGAGCCCCTCCAAGCCTCATTCGCCTGAGGAAGCTCAAGTTTGCAGTCGTGGTGGATGGAGATTACCTCTGG GtcctgggctgtgctgtggAGCTCCCTGATGTCAGCTGTAGGAGGTTTCTGGAGCAGCTCATCAGCCTCTTCACCTTCTACAATGGACCTGTGCACAGAGCCTACCTG GCATTttcccaggaggagctgagcaggcagTGGGACAGGTACATTGAGCACGTCCGGAAAAACACCAGTGAGCTCCACAAGATCTTCAATTCCCTCTGGAATCTGGACAAGACCAAG GTGgatcccctgctcctcctgaaaGCTGCTCTCATCTTGCAGACCTGCCAGCGTTCTCCCCATGTCTTGGCAGGCTGCATCCTCTACAAGGGCTT GATTGTGAGCACCCAGCTGCCACCCCCACTCACTGCCAAGGTTCTCCTGCAAGGTGATGAGTCTGCAGAGCAG AGTGAGCctggaggtgaggagcagcaggagcctg GTTCTCTGTTGCCTCGGGGTGTCCGGGTCCTCCCGGTATTCCTGACGGAAGAGGAGGTCTCAGTGCTCAGGGAGTTCCCTGTGGAGTGGATGACAAG GTCATCCGTGTCCCCAGCAAGCCCCAGAGGAGAGAAGGATGCTCTCTGCTCCCGGGCAGTTTCAGAGTCAACAGGATCTTGTGAAAACCAGGACCTGAACAATCTGTCTGTGCTGGAGTGCCCTGAGCAAGCTTTGGGCACggctgcagcagaagctgctgtgcagtCTGTCAGCCTTGCAAACACCACTCCCTGGAAGGGGTTCCCTGTAATGGAAGCCACTCCAGAGACTTCTCCAACTGCAAAACTGAGCAGCCCAGAGAGCAAAAGCTCAGGGCTCAGTAGAAAAGCCTCCTCCCCATCAGAGAGAGCCACAAAGCAGCTGCCAAGCTCTACCACACTCCGTCCTGCTGAGTATGCTCAGATTACAGCTCTGTGTCTGCAGGGGTTTTCCTTTCCAAACCCTTATGCCCAGGAGCAGGAGAATCAGGGCACGGTGAAATCCCTGGTGGGCTCGGATGTTGAGCAGTGCAGTTCCCAGAATCGTGCAGCCAGTGTCAGCCTGGATGtttgctctgctgcccaggagctgagcagaaggGAACCCAGTGAAGCAGCTGAGCAAGGGACCCTGAGCCAGGATGGTGCCTGTGGAgagggcagtgctgcagctggtggCACCGTGCAGGGCTTGGAttctccatcccagctccacagGAGGAGCACACTGCCAGCTGGAGAGGGCCAGGAGAGCCTGCTTGGTGACCCAGCAGAGGAGATGCCGTGTCCCAGGAGTGGGGAGGACAGCCTGGGGGCCAGGGCTGCTGTGGAGCCAGGCAGACAGGTTCAGATGAGCTTGTACGTTCACTGCATCAAGGGGCTGGTGCTGTCCCTGCTGGCTGAGGAGCATCTCCAGGAGGACCTCAGCTCTGTCGAGGATGTG TACCACAGCAGCCTGGCTTCTCTCAATGGCCTGGAGGTGCACCTGAGGGAGACTCTGCCCAAAGATTCCACGTCCTCAGCCAGGACAACCTACAGCTTCACCCACTATGACCGTGTCCAGAACGTGCTGACGG CCAACCTGCCCCATGCCCCTGGCCCTCAGGACCGGCACTTCCTGAGAGCGGCTGCTCTGATCCACGCAGActtctcccagctccccacGGCCTCACAAGTCATCCTCAG GTGTGGGCTGCTCAATATTCTGCCCGTGGTGTGGTCTGGGTGCTGGGAAGCTGGGATGACACCAAGGCCAGTGAgtgaaggcagagctgagctgtgccacGGCCTTGGATTGAGACCCAGTGCTGATATCCTGCCAGCCCCTGGCACCATAAGGTTCTGA
- the SRRD gene encoding SRR1-like protein isoform X1, with amino-acid sequence MGSGSGLRDRPAPLPGGAAAAPGTPRATAAPAWRRGRDGARREGGGGDGRDGGWRRRRKAPRCCEGCGRPGAVRAPLSASTEPPTHCVCYGLGRFSCCPSARYQLGFLLLLLEELGVPPGQCWVFDPAFSQQEVGVLGKLGLRMLQDNEEGKHSVEGSGTLFYMVHCGKALYNNLLWRNWALGTLSKMVIVGNSFKGIEERLLSRILERDYSYIAKILKGTEEVALPAHPRYLDTFSDTSIHWFPLQKLKELSPEVWDFVEEPMYPECEDLEIIRKQDGHSPAALTTSHSSFSSAEMEPEGHCALPKTGST; translated from the exons ATGGGTTCGGGTTCGGGGCTGCGGGACCGCCCCGCGCCGCTTCCGGGAGGAGCCGCGGCCGCTCCCGGCACCCCCCGCGCTACGGCGGCCCCGGCATGGCGGAGGGGGAGGGATGGTGCCCGGCGGGAGGGAGGCGGCGGGGACGGGCGAGAcgggggatggaggaggaggaggaaggcaccAAGGTGCTGCGAAGGCTGCGGGAGGCCCG GAGCCGTGCGGGCCCCCCTGTCCGCCAGCACCGAGCCCCCCACCCACTGTGTCTGCTACGGGCTGGGCCGGTTCAGCTGCTGCCCCAGTGCCCGGTACCAACTgggcttcctgctgctgctgctggaggagctgggg gtGCCCCCCGGGCAGTGCTGGGTGTTCGACCCCGCGTTCTCCCAGCAGGAGGTGGGAGTGCTGGGAAAGCTGgggctgaggatgctgcaggaCAACGAG GAGGGAAAACACAGCGTGGAGGGATCAGGCACCCTGTTCTACATGGTGCACTGTGGCAAAGCCTTGTACAACAACCTGCTCTGGAGGAACTGGGCTCTGGGGACACTCTCCAAAATGGTCATCGTTGGGAACAGCTTTAAAGGGATCGAGGAAAG ATTGTTGTCAAGAATACTGGAGAGAGATTATTCTTACATTGCAAAG ATCTTGAAGGGGACAGAGGAAGTGGCCCTCCCTGCTCACCCACGGTACCTGGACACCTTCAGTGACACCTCCATCCACTGGTTCCCCTTGCAAAAACTGAAGGAACTCTCCCCTGAGGTCTGGGACTTTGTGGAGGAGCCGATGTACCCGGAGTGTGAGGACCTGGAGATCATCAGGAAGCAGGAtggacacagccctgcagccctgaCCACGTCCCACAGCAGCTTCTCATCAGCTGAGATGGAGCCTGAGGGTCACTGTGCTCTGCCAAAAACAGGCAGCACCTGA
- the SRRD gene encoding SRR1-like protein isoform X2 has protein sequence MGSGSGLRDRPAPLPGGAAAAPGTPRATAAPAWRRGRDGARREGGGGDGRDGGWRRRRKAPRCCEGCGRPGAVRAPLSASTEPPTHCVCYGLGRFSCCPSARYQLGFLLLLLEELGEVGVLGKLGLRMLQDNEEGKHSVEGSGTLFYMVHCGKALYNNLLWRNWALGTLSKMVIVGNSFKGIEERLLSRILERDYSYIAKILKGTEEVALPAHPRYLDTFSDTSIHWFPLQKLKELSPEVWDFVEEPMYPECEDLEIIRKQDGHSPAALTTSHSSFSSAEMEPEGHCALPKTGST, from the exons ATGGGTTCGGGTTCGGGGCTGCGGGACCGCCCCGCGCCGCTTCCGGGAGGAGCCGCGGCCGCTCCCGGCACCCCCCGCGCTACGGCGGCCCCGGCATGGCGGAGGGGGAGGGATGGTGCCCGGCGGGAGGGAGGCGGCGGGGACGGGCGAGAcgggggatggaggaggaggaggaaggcaccAAGGTGCTGCGAAGGCTGCGGGAGGCCCG GAGCCGTGCGGGCCCCCCTGTCCGCCAGCACCGAGCCCCCCACCCACTGTGTCTGCTACGGGCTGGGCCGGTTCAGCTGCTGCCCCAGTGCCCGGTACCAACTgggcttcctgctgctgctgctggaggagctgggg GAGGTGGGAGTGCTGGGAAAGCTGgggctgaggatgctgcaggaCAACGAG GAGGGAAAACACAGCGTGGAGGGATCAGGCACCCTGTTCTACATGGTGCACTGTGGCAAAGCCTTGTACAACAACCTGCTCTGGAGGAACTGGGCTCTGGGGACACTCTCCAAAATGGTCATCGTTGGGAACAGCTTTAAAGGGATCGAGGAAAG ATTGTTGTCAAGAATACTGGAGAGAGATTATTCTTACATTGCAAAG ATCTTGAAGGGGACAGAGGAAGTGGCCCTCCCTGCTCACCCACGGTACCTGGACACCTTCAGTGACACCTCCATCCACTGGTTCCCCTTGCAAAAACTGAAGGAACTCTCCCCTGAGGTCTGGGACTTTGTGGAGGAGCCGATGTACCCGGAGTGTGAGGACCTGGAGATCATCAGGAAGCAGGAtggacacagccctgcagccctgaCCACGTCCCACAGCAGCTTCTCATCAGCTGAGATGGAGCCTGAGGGTCACTGTGCTCTGCCAAAAACAGGCAGCACCTGA